ACGCGGGGCGAGAGCTTTTACAATCCGGCTTTGCAGGGCGTGGTTGAAGACCTCAAGCAGAAAGGCATTGCAGTAGAAAGTCAGGGCGCTGTTATTGTGCCTTTCGATGAACCAAAAAGCCTGCAAGATAAGCCGTTGCTCGTTCAAAAGCAGGACGGCTCCAGTCTTTATGGCACGACTGACCTCGCCACAATTCAAAGTCGCGTCGTCGAGTTTGCACCCGATGAAATCGTTTATGTTGTCGATGCACGCCAGGCGTTGCACTTCCAGCAGTTGTTCGAAGCAGCAAAAAAGTGGGGCTACACAGACATCGCGTTTCATCACGTTTCGTTCGGCTCGATTCTGGGCGAAGACAACCGCCCGATAAAGACGCGAAGCGGCGAATCGATTCGCTTGAAGGATTTGCTCGATGAAGCCGAGTCTCGTGCGTTGCAAATCGTGGAAGAAAAGAATCCCGATTTGCCGGAAGAGGCAAAGCGCGAGGTCGCGCGGGCCGTTGGTTTGGGCGCGGTCAAATACGCCGATTTGTCGCAAAACCGCACCACCGATTACGTCTTCGCCTGGAGCAAAATGCTGGCGTTAACCGGAAACACTGCTCCGTACTTGCAAAACGCTCACGTTCGGATTCGCTCGATTTTCCGCAAGGCAGGCATCGCGCCTGAACAACTCAGCGGTGAACTGCATCTTGAAGCCGACGCGGAAGTTGCTCTGGCGAAGTTGCTGTTGCGCTTTCCGCTCGCCATTGAAACCGCACTTTCCGATTATCGACTCAATGCACTTGCCGATTATCTATTTGACGTCGCACAGCGTTTTGCCGCATTTTACGAAGCGTGCCCGGTGTTGATTAGCGAGGAACCGACGAAAACATCGCGGCTCATTTTATGCTCTTTTACAGCCGATGTTCTCAAGCGCGGCCTCCATTTGCTGGGGATTGAGGCGCCCGAACAGATGTAAATTGAAGTACGGTCGAAATCGACCGTACTTTTTCTTATGGAAAATCTTTCTTCTCTGCCGACCGAGCAAATCAACAACGCGACGCGCGAATTAAGCCGCGTTTCGACACGCGATGCAATGCTGCTCATTAACGACGAAGACCACAAAGTTGCGCCTGCAGTGCGGCTTTGCGTCGATGAAATCGCGCTCGCGGTGGATGAAATCGCGGCGCGGCTGGCGCGTGGCGGACGCCTGTTTTATTCGGGCGCCGGTACTTCAGGACGACTTGGGGTTGTCGATGCGAGCGAATGCCCTCCGACATTCGGCACCGACCCGGAATTAGTGCAAGGCATTATCGCGGGCGGGCGCGAAGCGGTTTTCCGTTCGCAGGAGGGCGCAGAAGATATTCGAGAAAACGGCGAACGCGATTTGGCCGCAAAAAACTTGACTGCCGATGATTGCGTTGTTGGAATTGCCGCTTCGGGTCGCACGCCGTATGTTTTGGGCGCGTTGGAGTACGGTCGAAAAACGGGCTGTTTCACTGCCGGTATTACGATGAATCCCGCAGCGCCGATGAAAGAATTGTGCGACGAGTTCATCGCGCCAGTTGTCGGGCCGGAAGCGCTCACCGGTTCTACGCGCATGAAAGCAGGCACCGCACAAAAACTAGTGCTTAATATGATTTCCACTGGCGTGATGCTTCGGCTCGGCCACGTCGAAGGCAACCTGATGGCCGATGTGCGCCCACTTTGCGGCAAGCTGGAAGATCGCGCCCGCCGCTTGGTGATGGAACTGGCGCACGTCGACGAAACCCGAGCCCAGTCCGCTCTTGAAGCGAACGCGAATAATGTGCGCGCTGCTGTTGAGTCGTTGAAATAACACTTATATCGACCGTACTTATGAACCTTCGTGCGCCTCAACTTTCGACGTTGCCCCAGCCGCAGAGCGAACCGTTTCGCATCTTGGTCCTTTCGGACTTGCACATTCCCGCGCACCTGGAAGCGACGCGCCTGATTTTCGACAACGCGCCGCATTTACGCCGCATGGATTTCGTCGTGCTGTTGGGCGATATGGTTGGCAGTTATGGCACGCCGCGCGAATACGAACACATCGCGAAATTTTTGAAGCAGCTCGAACGGCCTTACGCAGCGATTCCCGGCAATCACGAATTTTATTTTGAAACCGACGAAGACCTTCAGTGGGGCAAAGGCTCGCGCTGGGAGGAAGCCACCGCCGACATAAAAGTTGGAAAGCTGTCGAATTTCCGCGCCTTCTATGGAATTGAGCAGTTGTGGCGCGCGCAGCACACGCCGCTCGGTTCGTTTCTATTTCTGAGTCTCGATGATGTCGAGCAAACCAAGCCTGAAACGATTTCTCTCGAACAGCGCGCGTGGCTGCAGGAGCAATTGCAGGTTCAGCCCGAACTTCCAGCCTACATTTTCTGCCATGCGCCGGTGATGTTCGAGCGCCGCCTCGACATGACGTATTACGACGAATACCGGACAGCGTGCGTCGAGTTCGCGCCCGACGACTTCGCCGCGTTCGTCGAACGCAAAGCCCCTGTTTTCTGGATGAGCGGCCATATTCATTTGCGCCCCGACCACTATATGTTTCCGGCGTATCTGGCACACAACAACGTGTGGCAGGTGCATTGTCCCGACAGTTGGGGCTATTCGCGATGGCTGCGCGAGCAGCATTCGCCCCAGCGTCATGGCGATATCTATTCGCGCCATCTGGAAGTTGCACACAACGAACTAGCTCTGGTGACGCATCACCACAACAAGCGCGAAGATATCGCGCGTCAAACAATTAATTGGTAGTCTCCGCCCTCACTTCGTGGGGCACACGGAAATCGACCGTACTTTTTTGATTTATGAATTCTCTCACTTCCCAAGGCTGCCACACCCGACAAGAACGAATGCGCGCTCATTTGCAAGCGCACGACCTTGATGCCGCATTAATTTGCGAATCGCGTTACGTTCACTACTTCACCGGGCACTGGACGAAAGTGCATCAGTTTTCCTCTGTGCTCATCACGCCCGAGGCGACCATTCTTTCGACGGGCAAGCCCGCCGAAACCGCGTTTGTCGATGACGCGCGAACCTATGTCGCCAACAAAACTTCGACACTTGTCGATGATCGCCGCCATGCCGTTCTGGCTCCCCTGCTCGACAGTTTGAAAGGCCGTATCGGTTGCGATGGCGGAACGCCGTGGGATGCCGTTGAAAACCGCACCGATTTGAGCGAGACGCTGCGCACCATGCGGCGCACCAAGGACGCCGACGAAGTGGCCCTCATTCGTCGCGCTGTTGAGGGAACCGAAGCCGCTTACGCGCGGGCGCGCGAAATTCTTGCGCCCGGTGTTTCGGAAATGCACGTTTATGCGGAGATGTTGAAAACCGCGACCGAAACCATCGGCGAACCGCTGGGCGAATTTACGCAGGACTTTCGCGCGGGTGCCGCTGGCGGAGCGCCACGCGTCCGGGCGGTAGAAGACGGAGAGTTGATGCCGCTTGATGTTTCCGTTTGGCTACGCGGTTATTCGTGCGACTTGTGCCGCACTTTTGCGGTTGGCACACCCACATCAGCGCAGCAGGAAGCGCAGAGGCAAATCGTGGCGGCGCTGGATCACGTCGAGCGGACGGCACGTGCTGGCGGTAGTTGCCAGAAGCTATATCACGAAGTGAACGCGATGCTTAACACCGACGAACGCTGGAAATTCGGGCATCATCTGGGGCATGGAATCGGGCTGGCGCCGCACGAAGCGCCGCGCCTCAATCCACAGTGGAACGACACATTTCAGGTCGGCGATGTGTTCACGGCGGAGCCGGGTGTTTATGGAGAAATTCTTAACGCCGGCATCCGAATTGAGCAGAATTATCTAGTAACGGAATCGGGGTTGGAACGTTTGTCGCACTTTCCCGTTGAACTCTAAAGTACGGTCGAAATCGACCGTACTTTTTATTTGTTTTACGACTGAAAATTGCCGGAATAATATAAAGAAGCAATTTTGGCATAATGATAGTGGTGTCGAGTTTGTTCGCACACCAGGAAGGACATATGAGTACAGCCTTACCTAACTTTTCCAACCTTGCGTTTGCCGAAGAGTTGTTTGAACAGTTCCATCGCGACCCTGCTGCGGTTCCAACCGAGTGGCGCGAGTATTTCGAGGCGCTCGAAGCCGAAGAACACGCACAAAACGGCGAAATCGAGCACAACGGAAACGGCCATAAGAACGGAAACGGCAAAAACGGCTTTCGCACATCGCCACGTTTCGTTCCTGCAAGCATTTTCAATCCGCCGACAGGAAGCGCGGAATACGTCAATTCGGGAACAAGCGGCCAGCCGGTTACGCGCGAAGCCAATGCCGCCGCGCTGCAAGACCGCGTCGATCAGCTTGTGCGCGCTTATCGTGTGCGCGGCCACATGGGCGCGCGCCTCGATCCCCTCGGTTTGCCGCGCGAAGGCGCCATCGAAATCAAGCCGGAGTTTTACGGCTTCACCGAAACCGATCTCGACCGCTTGTTTTCGTGCGAAACACTTGAACGCGGCGGGCGCCTGCCGCTCCGCGAAATCATCGCGCGTTTGAGCCAAACCTACTGCCGCTATATCGGCGTGCAGTTCATGCACATCGACGACATCCGTGTGCGTGAGTGGCTTCAGGCGCGCATGGAAAGCACGCAAAACCGCGTGCAGCTTTCGCGCGATGAGCAAGTTCGCATTCTGACGCGCCTCACCGACGCGGTAACGTTCGAAGAATTCTTGCGCCGCAAATTCATCGGAGCAAAAAGCTTTTCGCTTGAAGGCGCAGAAAGTCTGGTTCCTCTTCTCGACATGGCGATTGAAAAAGCCAGCGAGCAAGGCGTCGAAGGCGTGATGATCGGCATGGCGCATCGCGGTCGATTGAATGTGTTGGCGAACATTATGGGCAAAAGCCCGCGCGCGATTTTCCGCGAATTCGACGATACCGATCCCGACCGCCACACAGGACGCGGCGACGTCAAATACCATCTGGGTTACTCCAACCACTGGCAAACGTTGAATGGCCGCAAGGTTTATCTTGCTTTGTGTTTCAATCCGAGCCATCTGGAATACGTCAATCCGGTCGCGATTGGCCGTATGCGCGCCAAGCAAGATCGCGTCGGCGATGTCGAACGCACGCGCGGTCTGGTTGTGCTGATTCACGGCGATGCGGCGTTTGCCGGTCAGGGCGTGGTGCAGGAAACGCTTAATTTGTCGCAACTTCGCGGCTACACCGTCGGCGGAACGCTGCACGTTGTGGTGAATAACCAGATTGGCTTTACTACGTCGCCGTCTGAATCGCGTTCGTCACCTTACGCGACTGATATCGCACGTTTGCTGCAGATTCCGATTTTTCACGTTAATGGTGAAGACCCGGAAGCCGTCGCGCAGGTTGTGCGGGTGGCGATGGACTTCCGCGCGAAGTTCAAGCGCGACGTTGTCATCGATATGTATTGCTTCCGCCGACTGGGGCACAACGAAGCCGACGAACCGAGCTTCACCCAGCCGCAGATGTACAAAGCTATTGCCGAGCGCCCTTCGACGCGCGAAAGTTACCTTAAGCGTCTGGTCAAGATGGGCGGCCTCACGCGCGAAGAAGGCGATGAAATCGACGCACGCCGTCGCGGTCATCTGGAAAAAGAATTATCCGAAGCGCGCAGCCAGAACTTCCGTTTGCCAACACATGGCGCAAGCGACATCTGGGAAGGTTATGTGGGCGGGCCGGAAACCGATGTAAAGCCGGTCAAGACCGCAGTCAAAGAAGAAACGCTGATGCGCTTGTTAAGTCAGCTTTCGACCGTACCCGAAGGCTTCAACGTCCATCCGAAAATCGCGCGTATTTTGAAAAATAGGGAAGCGATGGCGCGTGGCGAGGTTCCGCTCGATTGGGCGGCAGGCGAAGCGCTCGCCTTTGCCACTCTCGCAACCGAGGGCGCGCGCGTCCGTTTAAGCGGGCAAGACTGTGAGCGCGGCACATTTTCGCATCGTCACGCGGTATTGCACGATGTCGATAATGGAAACACCTATTTCCCGCTGCAGAATCTGGATAAGGATCAGGCGCCGGTCGAGATTCTCAACTCGCCGTTGAGCGAAGTCGGCGTTCTTGGTTTTGAATACGGCTATTCTCAGGATTACCCCGACGCCCTGGTGATGTGGGAAGCGCAGTTCGGCGATTTCTGGAATGCCGCACAGGTCATTGTCGATCAGTTCATCGTTTCGGCGGAAGATAAATGGCACCGGCTTTCCGGTCTCGTCATGCTGTTGCCGCACGGCATGGAAGGTATGGGACCGGAGCATTCGAGCGCGCGACTGGAACGGTTCATGTTGCTGGCGGCGGAAGACAACATTCAAATCGTCAACCCGACAACGCCCGCGCAGATATTTCACCTTTTGCGGCGGCAGATCGTTTCGCCGTGGCGCAAGCCGCTCGTTGTTATGA
This genomic window from Abditibacteriaceae bacterium contains:
- a CDS encoding metallophosphoesterase, giving the protein MNLRAPQLSTLPQPQSEPFRILVLSDLHIPAHLEATRLIFDNAPHLRRMDFVVLLGDMVGSYGTPREYEHIAKFLKQLERPYAAIPGNHEFYFETDEDLQWGKGSRWEEATADIKVGKLSNFRAFYGIEQLWRAQHTPLGSFLFLSLDDVEQTKPETISLEQRAWLQEQLQVQPELPAYIFCHAPVMFERRLDMTYYDEYRTACVEFAPDDFAAFVERKAPVFWMSGHIHLRPDHYMFPAYLAHNNVWQVHCPDSWGYSRWLREQHSPQRHGDIYSRHLEVAHNELALVTHHHNKREDIARQTINW
- the murQ gene encoding N-acetylmuramic acid 6-phosphate etherase; translation: MENLSSLPTEQINNATRELSRVSTRDAMLLINDEDHKVAPAVRLCVDEIALAVDEIAARLARGGRLFYSGAGTSGRLGVVDASECPPTFGTDPELVQGIIAGGREAVFRSQEGAEDIRENGERDLAAKNLTADDCVVGIAASGRTPYVLGALEYGRKTGCFTAGITMNPAAPMKELCDEFIAPVVGPEALTGSTRMKAGTAQKLVLNMISTGVMLRLGHVEGNLMADVRPLCGKLEDRARRLVMELAHVDETRAQSALEANANNVRAAVESLK
- a CDS encoding Xaa-Pro peptidase family protein; its protein translation is MNSLTSQGCHTRQERMRAHLQAHDLDAALICESRYVHYFTGHWTKVHQFSSVLITPEATILSTGKPAETAFVDDARTYVANKTSTLVDDRRHAVLAPLLDSLKGRIGCDGGTPWDAVENRTDLSETLRTMRRTKDADEVALIRRAVEGTEAAYARAREILAPGVSEMHVYAEMLKTATETIGEPLGEFTQDFRAGAAGGAPRVRAVEDGELMPLDVSVWLRGYSCDLCRTFAVGTPTSAQQEAQRQIVAALDHVERTARAGGSCQKLYHEVNAMLNTDERWKFGHHLGHGIGLAPHEAPRLNPQWNDTFQVGDVFTAEPGVYGEILNAGIRIEQNYLVTESGLERLSHFPVEL
- the argS gene encoding arginine--tRNA ligase, which translates into the protein MTTVQQKLQNAVNHALQTLAIETSAVTPDALRVVPTANAQHGDYQWNGALPLAKSTKQNPRALAQSVVEKLDVAEISAAPEIAGPGFINFRLTREFLENATLEATRDERQGVPVAETPRTVVVDFSGPNVAKPMHVGHIRSTILGDAVARLLRFAGHTVVTDNHIGDWGTQFGKMIIGWKNHRDEDALQRDPIAEMERLYKKVNAAAETDETIANLAREETTKLQNGDAENLAIWHKLIELSQAQFDEIYGRLNIEFDYTRGESFYNPALQGVVEDLKQKGIAVESQGAVIVPFDEPKSLQDKPLLVQKQDGSSLYGTTDLATIQSRVVEFAPDEIVYVVDARQALHFQQLFEAAKKWGYTDIAFHHVSFGSILGEDNRPIKTRSGESIRLKDLLDEAESRALQIVEEKNPDLPEEAKREVARAVGLGAVKYADLSQNRTTDYVFAWSKMLALTGNTAPYLQNAHVRIRSIFRKAGIAPEQLSGELHLEADAEVALAKLLLRFPLAIETALSDYRLNALADYLFDVAQRFAAFYEACPVLISEEPTKTSRLILCSFTADVLKRGLHLLGIEAPEQM
- a CDS encoding 2-oxoglutarate dehydrogenase E1 component, which encodes MSTALPNFSNLAFAEELFEQFHRDPAAVPTEWREYFEALEAEEHAQNGEIEHNGNGHKNGNGKNGFRTSPRFVPASIFNPPTGSAEYVNSGTSGQPVTREANAAALQDRVDQLVRAYRVRGHMGARLDPLGLPREGAIEIKPEFYGFTETDLDRLFSCETLERGGRLPLREIIARLSQTYCRYIGVQFMHIDDIRVREWLQARMESTQNRVQLSRDEQVRILTRLTDAVTFEEFLRRKFIGAKSFSLEGAESLVPLLDMAIEKASEQGVEGVMIGMAHRGRLNVLANIMGKSPRAIFREFDDTDPDRHTGRGDVKYHLGYSNHWQTLNGRKVYLALCFNPSHLEYVNPVAIGRMRAKQDRVGDVERTRGLVVLIHGDAAFAGQGVVQETLNLSQLRGYTVGGTLHVVVNNQIGFTTSPSESRSSPYATDIARLLQIPIFHVNGEDPEAVAQVVRVAMDFRAKFKRDVVIDMYCFRRLGHNEADEPSFTQPQMYKAIAERPSTRESYLKRLVKMGGLTREEGDEIDARRRGHLEKELSEARSQNFRLPTHGASDIWEGYVGGPETDVKPVKTAVKEETLMRLLSQLSTVPEGFNVHPKIARILKNREAMARGEVPLDWAAGEALAFATLATEGARVRLSGQDCERGTFSHRHAVLHDVDNGNTYFPLQNLDKDQAPVEILNSPLSEVGVLGFEYGYSQDYPDALVMWEAQFGDFWNAAQVIVDQFIVSAEDKWHRLSGLVMLLPHGMEGMGPEHSSARLERFMLLAAEDNIQIVNPTTPAQIFHLLRRQIVSPWRKPLVVMTPKSLLRHIEAVSPLEDFSKGAFRKILHDKSGLNAEGVSKVILCSGKIYYELDKKREDLKRHDVAILRVEQLYPLRDEEIAEALAPYGPDVPVVWVQEEPANMGALPTWIIRFGESICGHPFSGVSRAASASPATGSASSHKQEQEQVLNEAFS